In Gadus chalcogrammus isolate NIFS_2021 chromosome 23, NIFS_Gcha_1.0, whole genome shotgun sequence, a genomic segment contains:
- the tyms gene encoding thymidylate synthase: MPQLNKEEQESNTGDNQGCFFSDERGYLSQVRHILEHGNRKGDRTGTGALSVFGSQARFSLRDQFPLLTTKRVFWKGILEELLWFIKGSTNSKELSGKGVKIWDANGSREFLDKNGFKEREEGDLGPVYGFQWRHFGAEYTDMHADYSGKGVDQLQKVVDTIRSNPEDRRIIMCAWNPRDLHNMALPPCHALCQFYVCDGELSCQLYQRSGDMGLGVPFNIASYALLTYMIAHVTGLKPGEFIHTLGDAHIYLNHIEPLKEQLQREVRPFPKLKILRKVETIDDFRAEDFEICGYQPHPAIKMQMAV, from the exons ATGCCTCAACTAaacaaggaggagcaggaaagcAATACGGGGGACAACCAGGGGTGTTTCTTCAGTGATGAACGGGGATATCTGAGCCAAGTAAGACACATCCTGGAGCATGGGAATCGCAAGGGGGACCGGACCGGTACCGGTGCGTTGTCGGTGTTCGGTTCCCAGGCCAGATTCAGCCTACGAG ACCAGTTCCCCCTCCTGACAACCAAGAGGGTGTTTTGGAAGGGAATTCTTGAAGAACTCTTATGGTTTATTAAG GGTTCCACGAATTCCAAGGAGCTGTCTGGGAAGGGCGTGAAGATCTGGGACGCCAACGGTTCCCGGGAGTTCCTGGATAAAAACGGCTTcaaggagcgggaggagggcgACCTGGGCCCCGTGTACGGCTTCCAGTGGAGGCACTTTGGAGCCGaatacacagacatgcacgcag acTACTCGGGTAAGGGCGTGGACCAGCTGCAGAAGGTGGTGGACACCATAAGGAGCAACCCGGAGGACCGCCGCATCATCATGTGCGCCTGGAACCCCAGAG ACTTGCACAACATGGCCCTGCCTCCGTGCCACGCCCTGTGCCAGTTCTACGTATGCGACGGCGAGCTGTCCTGCCAGCTGTATCAGCGCTCCGGGGACATGGGCCTGGGCGTGCCCTTCAACATCGCCAGCTACGCCCTCCTGACCTACATGATCGCCCACGTCACCGGCCTCAAG CCCGGAGAATTCATCCACACACTGGGCGACGCCCACATCTACCTCAACCACATCGAACCGCTCAAAGAACAG CTCCAGAGGGAGGTCCGACCGTTCCCCAAGCTGAAGATCCTCCGGAAGGTGGAGACGATCGACGACTTCAGAGCCGAAGACTTTGAGATCTGTGGCTACCAGCCGCATCCCGCCATCAAGATGCAGATGGccgtttga
- the enosf1 gene encoding mitochondrial enolase superfamily member 1 isoform X3, translating to MDRPGEGCDPASHRGCAERRLGPLGPSGGQAAVEAARRHEEQMLTEGYPAYTTSCAWLGYSDQQLTQLCTDALASGWSRFKVKVGAELEDDERRCRLIRQMIGPDKTLMIDANQRWDVGEAISWVTSLAPFRPLWIEEPTSPDDILGHATISKALAPLGIGVASGEQCHNRVMFKQFLQASALQFVQIDSCRLGSVNENLAVLLMAHKFQVPVCPHAGGVGLCELVQHLILFDYISVSADLNNRMCEYVDHLHEHFTSPVVIRNAHYLPPKDPGYSCEMLESSVETHQFPGGEVWANLLAKAPE from the exons atgg ATCGGCCCGGAGAAGGGTGTGATCCAGCTAGCCACCGCGGCTGTGCTGAACGCCGTCTGGGACCTCTGGGCCCGAGTGGAGGGCAAG CCGCTGTGGAAGCTGCTCGTCGACATG AGGAGCAGATGCTCACGGAGGGCTACCCCGCCTACACCACCTCCTGCGCCTGGCTGGGATACTCCGACCAGCAGCTCACACAG CTCTGCACGGACGCCTTGGCCAGTGGGTGGAGTCGGTTCAAGGTGAAGGTGGGGGCGGAGCTAGAGGATGACGAGAGACGGTGCCGCCTGATTCGCCAGATGATCGGACCAGACAAGACTTTG ATGATCGATGCTAACCAGCGGTGGGATGTGGGCGAGGCCATCAGCTGGGTGACCAGCCTGGCGCCGTTTAGACCTCTGTGGATCGAGGAGCCCACCTCCCCGGACGATATCCTCGGACACGCCACCATCTctaag GCACTGGCTCCTCTGGGTATTGGTGTCGCTTCAGGAGAACAG TGCCACAACAGGGTGATGTTCAAGCAGTTCCTACAGGCGTCTGCGCTGCAGTTCGTCCAGAtcgacagctgcaggttgggCAGCGTCAACGAGAACCTGGCTGTGCTACTCATGGCTCACAAGTTCCAGG TGCCAGTGTGTCCTCATGCTGGGGGGGTGGGTCTCTGTGAGCTGGTTCAACACCTCATCCTTTTTGACTACATTTCCGTCTCAGCAGACCTCAACAACAG GATGTGTGAATACGTAGACCACCTTCATGAGCATTTCACCAGCCCGGTGGTCATCCGCAACGCTCACTACCTCCCCCCCAAG GACCCCGGGTACTCATGTGAGATGCTGGAGTCTTCTGTGGAGACGCATCAATTCCCTGGCGGAGAGGTCTGGGCCAACCTCTTAGCAAAGGCTCCCGAGTAA